Below is a window of Sciurus carolinensis chromosome 6, mSciCar1.2, whole genome shotgun sequence DNA.
aaaagctgtatATTTTGAACCCACGGGcaccatcattctaaatggagaaaaatttaaagtgttCCCTCTagaaactagaacaagacagggatgccctttcatcacttctattcaacatagttcttgaaactcaaCCCAAAGCAattatacagaagaaagaaattaaaagtttacAAATAGGAaacagaagaactcaaactatccctattggccaatgacatgattctatatttagaagatccaaaaaattctaccaggaaacttttagaacttataagtgtGTTAGCAAAGtaatacaatacaaaaataacatccataaatcaatggTGTTCCTATTTGTCAGTGATGAATAAACCtaaagagaaattaattaaaCTATCCCAGTCACAGTATCctccaaaaaaattttagcatctatgtaaagaggtgaaagacctctaaattaaaaatacctaacattaaagaaatcagacaagaacttagaaaatggaagatctcccatgttcttgaataggcagaattaatattgtcaaatggacatactacaaaaagtactaaacagatttaatgcaattcctattaaaattccaattatattcttcatagaaatgaaCAAAGCAgtcatgaatttcatttggaaaaataagaggcccagaataaccaaagcaatgctcagcaagaaaagtgaaacaggaggcatcacaataccagaccttaaattatactgtgGATCAATAGTAACAAGAATGGCATGATTTTGGCAccaaacagacatgaagaacaatgctacagaagaaaagacacagagatacacacacataagtacagttatctcatacagGACAAAGATGCCATAaatatactttggagaaaagagcctTCTCAACAAATgttactgggaaaactgaaaaatcataTATACCAAAATGAAATAAGACCCCTATCTCTAATcccacacaaaactcaattcaaagtacatcaaggacctaggcattaggaCAGAGACACTGTACCTACTAGTGAAAAATAGGCCATATttccatcatgtcaacttaggaactaAAGTCCTCAAAGAGACCcctaaaatacaaaaagtcaaatcaagaatcaataaatgggatggtgtcAAACCAAaatcttcttcatagcaaaggaaacaatcaagaacatgaagacagaacctacagaatgggagaaaatctgtgtcacctgcacttcagataaagcattaacctccaggatatatgaagaactcaaaaaacttaataccaaaaatgaacaaacaaaacacacaaacaaaaacaaataacctaattaataaatgggctaagaaactaaacagatatttcacagatgaagaaatacaatttgtcaacaaatacatgaaaaaatgttcaacatctctaacaattacagaaatgcaaaatgaaactaTACTGTGATTTCACCTCATTCCAGTTAGAACAGCGAGGATCAAGAAGTCAAGTAGCAATATTTGTGAGGATTTGGGGggaaaggtccactcatacatcactggtgaaactgcaaattggtgcaaccactctggaaagcattatggagactcctcacaaaacttggaatggaccaccttttgacccagtcatcccacattttggcatatacccaaagaacttaaaatcagcataccacagtgatgcagccacatcaatgttcatagcagctcaaatTGCGATAACTAAGTTATAAAaacaacctaggtgaccttcaacagatatatggataaagaaaatgtggtccatatCATAGTGGAATAttaatcataaataataatattttggcatttgtaATCCCTCTATTTGCTggttttaagctttatttttcatttcttctttatgaaatatgtTATCCAGTATATtttgtagttcaggctttctagttgtgaattcttttatcttttgtttaccatggatggtttttatttcatcatttattctgaagcttaattttgtagGATATGGTTTTCTTAGCtggctccattttctttcagagcttacgACATTTTATTCCCAAACCTCCGAGGTTTATATGTCACATTTGAGAGATCAGATGAGGtccagattggtttccctctaaatgtgacctgtgaCCTGTCTtctctctggcagcctttaaaatcctacttttattctttatatgaggcattttcataaaaatgtgccttggcatgtgtctgttgtaattttttacatttgggCTCCTGGAGGCCTCTCTTATCTGGTTgtccatttcattttttggtCTTGGAAATTTTCATATGtccttgaaaatattgtgcattcctttggttcgtatctctgagccttcatctatcctgataaatcttaaatttgatcttttcatttcatcccattttctaggaatttctgttcatggtctcttaacatcttttctacATGGTTAACTTCATTTTcacaattatatattttgtcttcattgcctggaACTCTGTCTTCCATATgattagtctgttggtgatgctttctgttgaattttcattttggtttattgtttcctttgtttcaattttattttcaaaatctctatctctttactgaagtgatctttttctttctgtattttctctctgattccaCTTCTTACAGcttcctttacctcacagatcagtttaactatgcacattctaaactcctcctccgacatttcttccactatggtgtgaatggattctgttattggagtatcctGATTTGTTTGAGgtgattttttcccttcctttttcatattgtttgtgtgtctacttatctaacagtatgaatctgaggtaggagagtttctaccctgtggacttagtGTCCCTTAAGGTTCCCAGTACCTCACTGGTTTGGGGTAGACAAATAATGGCCAATGCAAATTGtgtacagcattaaaccaaattttttttgctatgatgtctacaatgttaattgttaCAATAAACAAATGATTTGAGCAATTGGTTCTTCTTAAATGTTTGCTCGAGGAGAAGTTATTTGTGAAGGTTTTATTTGGACTGCATGATATGTCTTCTGAATTGGAATTAGCCAATAAGCTAATTTTACAGGCATATTGCAATAATTCAGATGAGAGGTGCTAGAAATCCAGTCTATAACAAGGTTTATGTGGAAATAAAGGAACTAATTAtgcaaataaacttcttttagaAGTAACAAGAATCATTGAGTAATTTAGATGTACATAGAGAGTCATAAATGACACTGAAACTTCCAACTTGGGAAAAACCTGTGAATGAAATTGCCTTGAGATAGTAAAAGCAGAAGAATCATGTTTGGAGagtgaaaggattaaaaaaaatagtacgattgagttggggatgtagtccagtggcagagtacttgtctattatgtgcaaggctctgtgtttgatccccagaaccaaaacaaaaagtgctTTATAGCatcaatttgaaaatataatagtgatttaataaaatagatgtgaaacaagagagaaagggaatttgATAACTAGTGAAATCAATGGTAACTAACCTGGGTGTTGGATAAAACTTGCTAGAGAAAGcataaaatgaggagaaaaggtGGTCCAGGCCCACATTCTGGataaggaagaaggagaagaaggtgATACAGCAGAGAGACAACAAACATGTTCAGAGGCAAGAAGAAAACCCAAACCATATCAGAAGCCAAGGGGAATCCACTTTCAAGATGGTAGAGTGAGTTAGCACTAGAGAGCCCTCAAAGAGATGAAAAGGATGAAGATTAGGAGGAGACCATTGTAGCTTAGCATTGTGCACTTCGGTTCTTTGGCCAAGAATGAAGTCAATGACAAAGCATTAAAATGGGCAGATTCATACATCtctattcatttcttcattttttgtttttaaattttttatctatttgtacTGCTGTAATAGAATACTGCGAACCTGATAAGGTAAAATAGAAGTCTATTTGGTTCACAAGCTATGGGTTGGAAAGTCCAAGAACAAGCAGTCACCCCTGAAGAGGGCCTTCTTTCTGCATCCTATCATGGTAAAAACCATCACAAGGCAAGATCATGGAGGTATGAGAGAAGAACAGGGGCTgaacttctctctcttttttttttttttttttttactaattaacCCCCATAGTTATAGTAATAACCCATTTACAAAGACCTAAATACCCTTAAAGATCCTACCTCCCAACACCATCACAATTGCAGTTAAATATGAACATGGATTTTGGAGGAAACaaacatttaaaccatagcagCGTTCTTTTCAGAAACTGGGAATATCAGTAAGCAGGGAGAGTACAGTAGAAATGGAAGCAGTTTCTctacacattatttttttctggaaggaGAAAGAATCAATCATGTTTTTAAGATCTAAGAAAGAAAACTCACAATGGTTATAATTATAGAAGGGGGAAATAACTGATAAGATTTCAGTGCAGACAAGGTTCTGAAGTATAAACTGAGAAAAGAGTTTAGAAAACAGAAGGAATatatcattcattcactcattcattcatatgttcaacaaatattattgaGCAGCTCTTATATGCTAGGCAATATTCTAGATACTTGAGATTGAACtatgaagaaaatggatggaGAGACTTGCCCTGATGAAGTTCATGTCTTTGCATGGTTGAGGGAGAACAtacaataaataagtatatagATGTATTAGAAAGTGATTATTTCTACAAAATAGAGTATTTTAACTGGGATTGAGGGAGGTAAATGGGAGGTTGGGTtgaaattttttagaaatattgttAAAGTTGAGCTTATTGAGAAGGGAAGACTTGAAGGAGTGAAGGGATTTACCATGTGCATATATGGGACAAGAGGAATGAATGGGCAGAGACATGGTTAAGAgttgaagaagagagagaaaacttgcGTTTTCAAtatcaaggggaaaaaagagaaattagccTGATAAATTgattgtcaaagaaaaaaatattcgtGAAATTTAGCCATATGTTTATTGGCAGGAGGATCCAATAAAAGGAATGAACTTGTTTGCTTGTGTAGTATAAGAGACCATTCCCACATCTCTAGTATCAATGTAGTTTGTATATTTTAGTGACATCACTTCAGGGTCACAGAAGCCCCGCATTTAGTTATAGAATTCACTTCTATCAGTCATAGAAACAGATGTTCATTATTAAAAGctcatttttacaaaataactAAGCAAGGAATTTCACAGTTGGCGCACATACCTTTCTTTATAGATCTATTCAGTCAACCagcaaaaatttattattaaacttGATTTGCTAAAAAAGGACTCTGTACTCACTTATGAagcaaattcaaataaaattacatatcaCCTGTGAAATCTTGTTTGAACAAAAGACAATGATCTTATCAAGAAAAATTGTCTACATGGTTCCTTAGATATTATCAGACCAATAAAGGagaattatgtattttatgttcacatttctcacatggtttttattttcaagggCTGGGAAGTGTGGCTTCTGAATTGAAATGGAATCTTTCTGGCTACACTAATGTGTAGTCATACCTTCCCACGAGGAAAACCCCAAAAGATGAAAACTAAGGTTGTTACCAGAAACTACCACAGAAGGTGGGAAGAAATTccattgacttaaaaaaaataaaagtagcagACATTCAGATTAAATATCTAAGTTCTACCGATcctaatatttcaatattttattccaaTAGCTTCCGGTACCAGAAAAGTAAAATGGAAGCAACGcttcattttcaaagaataatttagaggaaaaaagagaCTGGACTCGGATCAGGTATGAGGGTGCTAAGGAAAACCAAACCACATTGAGTTACAATGTGGAGATCTGCACAGTCTCACCCCAACATACCCCAGAGAAAACAGCAGCACTGCATTTCTGTTCTAGATGtctctcatttacttttttaaccCCTTTTCTACCCATTTCCCTAATTATCCATTTCCTAAAAGGTTGACCTTTGGTTCCCATTGAAATACACCTGCAAAAGATTAGATGAAGGGGGAAAGTAAGGTTGGGGGATGTATTCACCAGCTCTCTTCCTGCCACAGCCCAGTAGATAAGCTTGCCTCTCTATAGAAGGCCACAGTTTACTAGGTAGCCTTCTCTGGGTTCTGTAAACATGACCTCCGTCACTTTAGGCATGGGTGGTTAAAGGCTCCCTGCTTTGCTGGCTAACATATTCTGCACTAGCTTTTATTGATTTAGGAATCCCTAAATCCTGCTTATTATATCTTTGTAAACAGTTCCTGTATTAAATTCTCCTTGAAGTATACTATCTCCTGCCAGGACCTTAATCATAACATACTATattgcaaagaaaatgaagtaagaGAAACagcatgtgagagagagagagagagagagagagagagagagagagagagagagagagagaacccagcAGGGAAGAAAGTATAACCCAAGTAACAGAAGCAGATTCCTTGTATATTTTTGCAATATATCGAGGAAGTGTTTAATAAACAAGAGCTTATAGACAAAATCATCAAGtcatagaatgaaatttaaaagaacattgcAGAAATAAGgcaacaaaaggagaaaaataagataatgaacAATTGCCATCCATTACCTATGtaataattaggaaaaagtaGAATGAACAGAGCTGAGAAGCAAATCAATGGGATCAAGAAAGTCACAATAAATGTAGAAGGAAACACACAGACTAAAACGATTAGAAAAGACATGAGGAAGATGAAAGATATACAGTGTAAAGATAATCAAGTTCTCCGAGATTAAGAACCCCAAAAGGGAAGCCAAATCTTTTCTACAATGCTTAGGGAGATTCCCCTGAAATGGCAGAagaactgaaactgcagaaaaaGGATGTAATatcttttgggattttttttttcttttttttttttttaggtgctggggatcaaacccagggacttgtgcttacaaggcaagcactctactgactgagctatctccccagcccctatcttttgaattaaaatgaatatatatcaaaatttctgggaaataAACTTAAGATAAAAAGAGTCCTTGAGTTATCTAGATACAGAGACCAAATTATCCAAAAGGGTGAGAAACCATGCCAGCTTCAGCTTCTCCCACAGCAATAATTAACACCCGGGAGCTCAGGAGACGTTTCAATGACTGAGGGTAATGCACAGGAGTCAACAATGTCTGACTCAGACAAGTCACAGGTGAAGTGTAAAACAACAAGAGGAAATGCGCATATGTGAAAATATCCAAGGACTAGAACacttttttgggaaaaaaaaaattccataatgaAATCTagccaaacaagaaaaaaatagaaataaaatatatagcaaGAGAGTAGTTGTGATAAATGGCCTGGTAGAATGCATTGAATCCATTTATACATGACACCAAGACTAGGAGGATTATGGTCTCCAAAAAATCTATAAGTATTATAAATGCTAAAGCAATATAATTACACAACAGAAAATTCAGAgtggcaggaggagaggaggcagtAATGCAAGAGTGCTAATCAATTCACGGTTTGTAGCTGGGAGTCAATAAATACTTTCTAAAATAGAAACAGGTgtatcatgttttttcttttagcattaaTAGAATGTTTTAGAAATGAATATCTCTTGAAGTGAACATTAATCTGAAATCCAATAGCTCATTTGACTGCTTTAGTTGTCTTCTGTTAAATTCAAGTAAAATAGAATCGAATATAATTGTATTAAAGTAGCACATTTATTATGtccttataaaattatttgtaccTGCTTATTTATATGTCCTTCTGTATATTGCATAGATATGTTCAGTCTGTTTAGAATGGTGATCAGCAGTTATTGGTACTTCAGGGTGGAGGGATTTGAAGTCACTTTTATGatttatatatcatttaatttGTGCTAGAAAACTTTTGTAGCAAATATGTGTCAGCACAGCACATTGGTTAAGATATGGAATTAATCTAGGTGCCCATGAATGGATGAacgaataaagaaattatagtctatttacacaatggaatattatttggtcataaagAAGGACAAAATCCTGTCATTcacaaaatggatggaattggatgACATTATATTAAAGGAAATCAAACACAAAGACAAGTACtacatgttctctctcatgtggaagttaaaataaaaatgttgacctGAATGTAGAATAGGGATTACTCAAGGATAAGAAGGGAGTAAGAGTGGTGGATAATGGTAGGCTGGACTTGATCagcacatgtatgcatatattgaaTTCCATAATCTCTataattaacatatgcaaatttaaaaaatgcactttCCCCCATTGAAAattatatcatcatcatcatcaattaCTCTGAAGTTAAACAGACAATGttgaagaaaattttatgaaCATGAAAGATATGAATAGCTAGAGTGTATATAAATGTCCACAAATATCAAAGtataagaagaaaagacaggTTTCATActaaggaagaaacaaacaatGACTCTAAGTAGTAAACTgctgaaaatattaaagaactatTTGTAAAGTCCTGAGTAGAGACCAAGAGTTTATTATTCAGGACTTTGATACAAAACCATGTGATtataaaatcaacagaaaaatttcaaatttgcATGTGTCAGAATATTTCCACCCAAATGCCCTTAGCCCTTGAAGACATATATCAGACAGCCAATAAGTGAATCAGCACTGAGAGTTCACAGATTGGAGAATGATTACATTAAAAGATCATTTGCTTAATTGCTAAAAGTAAATTATCATGGACTAAGGCCCAACCACCAAAATATACTCAGGGACACACTGGCCAACTTCACAACCCAAGTTTACCCCCATAGGTCTGGTTTCTGTATCAAACCTAAGATTTCTGATCTTAGAGAAACTCGTCATGAGGAAGGATGCTGATGGCACAGTGTCTCTGCCAAAATCAATATCAACTTAAACCAGTAAGAGCCCTGACTGGGTAAGATACAGTAAGAAGTTTAACATTTGGCAAAATCAATGAGGAAATtcagattttagaaaacaataggAACTATAGGAACCAAAATCGTAGGCAGAAGAGAAACTTTCAGAGATgaattgaagaataaaattggGATAGGGACTGATTCTGAATGTGGCTCGAGGTTGAGAATCTGGGCTTCAATCAAACAAGTTTTTGGTGGTCATGCAGAGAAGTGGAGACAAAATTGTAAACTTGTGAGGTTTCAAACACCTGGATGATTCCctgtcaatatttgttgaattccaTAGCTTATTTGGTCAGGAGACTAAAGAGTTAAGGCAACATCTGCAGTACAAACTGGAATTACCTGCATTTGTTGGTGTTTAAGAGAAAAATACTCACCAGGAAGAATCCAATAGGGTTAAAAGCTCTAGAGGGAGTTAACTGATAGGGTAAACATACTAATCTGGGCTAACATAGAGGCTTAGAAATCAGGTTCAGCCTTTGGCAGAGTTATGTGGGACTGGAATGACAAAATTTGAGATTTCAGAGAACTCATACACACTGCTGGTCTCCTTATTAGAATGTTTGCCAAATTCTGTAAATTCATGagataggagaaaaaagaaaagagctaaaTCTAAAACCTTTAAAAAGCAGAATAGATTCTACCAATATTTCAGTCATGAGACAAATGACTTCCACCTTCTTAAATCAAAGATAATAAAAACCACAGCCTTGGAACAATAGATAACCATTTAAACTAAGTCTTACCTCAACTACAGTTAAAGTGTGACCCACATTAGTCCCTGGTTGAATCAGGGAATCATCACTATACTCTATTTTCCTGGAAGAGGGAAGGGTGAATCTCTCCGGCAAAAAATGGCATCATCTTATGCctctaccatttaaaaaaaagtgaggcCCTACATTCAATAACTAAATACTAGAATGCTAAGACACAGGGCCTGTATGAAAAGTACCAAGAGAAAAAATACCAAGAGAACTCATCAATGACCCAGATGCGGGGGTTAGCCAAATTAAATGGACATTCAGAACTGAAgtataaagtattaaaatttggGATTCAATAGATGGATTTAACAGAAGAGTGAATATATCAGGAGAAAGATTAGTGAAATAGAAAATGGTTAATAAAAAGGTCCAAACTgaatcacagaaagaaaagagaatacaaaataatggcatttctatataaaagcaattaacaatattaaaatgcaatttttaaaagaatctcttTCACATTGCATCAGATATAATAGAGTACATAGGTGTAAACCATAGAAGATATGTGCtagtttttttatttcactgatatTGTCTTCTGTCTTGATTGGTAAAAATTTCCCATTATTTGATATTGCATACCTTAATCCAATTTTAAGTATTCTAATGTGTTCATTggatgtattcttgatatttgatttttctttgtcatttttacactcccttctcttttttctctttctcttctcacttATTCTTCTGtatctttctctcccctttttattacttcttctttccctattcttTTCATAACCTATAtagtttaatattaattttacttttttaatacaaaatttttcagtttattctAGAGTATTGCTCCTCTTTTCTAATTTGCATTAGTAGTGTTATAGATAAGATTTTCAATAAGATCCTAGGCCTTGTTAGTGTATAGTTTGTTCTCAAGTGGTTGCATTTACTGGTAATTATTATCTCCTTtcaaaatggtgctgggaattgaacacagcaCTTTGAACATGTTGAGTATGTGCTTCAACACTGAGATACACTCCCAGTCTGGGGCACTACAAGAACAGCTTACCATAATGTCCCCCACATAACAATGAAAGAGATATCCATCCagcagatgaaaaaaaaaatctcaacatagAAACCCAGGAAACATGAGAAAGCAAGGTGATAAGATAGCTCCAAAAGTTTAAAAACCTCTCATAGCTCAATCCAGAGATATTAAAGAAAAGCTggcaaaacaatttaaaaagttgattaaTATAGCCAATGAattcaaagaagaacaaaaacattcgctaaaggagaaaatacacaataTGCAAAAAATTCCCATAGAGACAGATTATGAAAAAGAGCCAAACAAAAatcttcaaagtaaaaaattcaataaaccaaataaaaattttattgaaggtCTTATCAACAGATTAGATCAAGCAGAATAGAAAATGTCAGAATTTGGAGATGGGGTAAAAACTCGAACAGTCAATAATAAAGCAAAAGACCTAAGAAACTGTGAAGATAACATGCCAGAGCTCTTGGACaacattaaaaagttaaactCGAAATTCATAGATCTTGAGAAATGGGAAAAGATATAGACCAATGGCATAAAATCTTATTCTCAGAAACAACTGcagaaaatttccctaatctTGAAAAAGAGATAGATATGCAGGTATTGGAAGTATTTAGAACTCCAAATAGAACCAGAAAAGAACCTGTCCATGGTATATTATAGTTAAAATGCCAAACtttcagaacaaagaaagaattttaaaaatatgcagtagAGAAGCTCCAGGTTATTTAATAAAGGTAAATCCATCAAAGAAACAGATTTCACAGCAGAAATTCTAAAGGCCAAGAGGTCTTGCAATGATGTTTTAGAAATGCAATTGAAATTGAAAAACAGTGACTGCCAACGTAGATGACTATATCTAGCCATGTACTTTCCTTCAgaactaaaaggagaaataaaaacctttctaaGATAAGCATAAACTGAAGAAATTCATAACCACAAAGCCCGCAGCGCAGAGGAATGTTTAAAGGAATTCTACAGAGaagaggaagattaaaaaaaaaaagagaatatggaaaagaataaatcgtgtgagaaatgaaaattagCAACAATTTAAACGttagaaataaagtaaaatgagaaGAATATATACTTCTCTATAATAGTACTGAAGGTAAATGGTCttaattcttcaattaaaagacagactGGGCAGTGCATCCTGGGTCGGCATAGCCATGCGGCTAGTGTCCTTTCCGCCTGTGTCCGGCAGCCTTCACGCTGCTGCCCTGGGTCCCCGCACCTGTCCTGGCCCAGCCGCTCAGCACCGTTTTGTGTCCCGCAGGGAACCAGATGAGACCCAGGACTAGGCAGCTGGCCTTAGTGCTCTCGTAGGTTCCAGAGAGAGTTACATACACAGTTGTGCTGCCAGTATAGTGACGCACCCCCTTTGATGTTAAAGGGAGTCAAGGACCGTGTTTTGCATGTCCTGAAACTCTATGACAAGTTTGATCCAGAAAAGCTTTCAGTAAATTCCCATTTTATGAAAGACCTGGGCTTAGATAGTTTGGACCAAGTGGAGATTATCATGGCCATGGAAGACAAATTTGGGTTTGAAATTCCTGATATAGATGTAGAAAGGTTAATGTGTCCACAAGAAACTGTTGATTGCAT
It encodes the following:
- the LOC124986398 gene encoding LOW QUALITY PROTEIN: acyl carrier protein, mitochondrial-like (The sequence of the model RefSeq protein was modified relative to this genomic sequence to represent the inferred CDS: deleted 1 base in 1 codon; substituted 1 base at 1 genomic stop codon), with the translated sequence MIDCGFQDGGTEVIFLAAPWHETKIADWQLLSKCPFRLCPAAFTLLPWVPAPVLAQPLSTVLCPAGNQMRPRTRQLALVLSXVPERVTYQLCCQYSDAPPLMLKGVKDRVLHVLKLYDKFDPEKLSVNSHFMKDLGLDSLDQVEIIMAMEDKFGFEIPDIDVERLMCPQETVDCIADKKDVYE